GCTAGATGTGTGGATTAATTTGTCTGTGTTCTTTTCTTTTTTAGTTGCATTGTCGACTAAACCTAAAGACCCATCGGCCATCTTGGAAGctgagaggagtgaggggaagaggaggagaggaaaggggaggaagaagggaaagggaaagaagAGGAACCCTTGTCTGAAGAAGTATAAGGACTTCTGTATCCATGGCAGCTGTCATTACCTGAGGGACATCAAAGCTCCGTCATGCATGTAagaaacctgtctgtctctgtctgtctctgtctgtctctgtctgtctctgtctgtctctgtctgtctccagaggAACAAAATGCCTGTTGTACTTTATGTTGCATGAGtaccatctcacctctctctctctccctctccctctccctctccctctccctctccctctccctctccctctccctctccctctccctctccctctccctctccctctccctctctctctctctctctttctccctccctctctctctctctctctctctctctctctctctctttctttctttctccctctccctctccatctctctctctttttctccttgtGCAGATGTCGTCCCAGTTACTCTGGGGAGCGGTGTCACCTGTTCACGCTGGCTTCAGAGGGGAGGGACGTGGGAGGATACAGCCGGACCACAGCTCTGGCTGTGGTGGCAGTGgtgttgtcctctgtctgtctcaccatcaTAGGCCTGCTGCTGGTGCTCAGGTCAGTActacagcctacacacacacacacacacacacacacacacacacacacacacacacacacacacacacacacacacacacacacacacacacacacacacacacacacacacacacacacacacacacacacacacacacacacacacacacacacacacacacacacacacacacacacacacacacacatacacacacacacaccaccggtACAGCTGTATGACACAATGCATTATGCAGCAGCTGGAGATTGATACAGTCAGTATTGGCACTGTATTGTGGAAATGGACAAACAGGAAATAGTACACAACCTAACTGAATGTAGAGGAATGGGAAATGAGGCTATAACAAACATGACAGGGTAGATCAGCATGGTTATAGTTTAGCGCTATTGTTCTCACCTGACAACAATAATTATTGTAACCACAGGTGCTGTTGTTGTTCCAAAACATTTCCAGGATCCACAGGTCTTAACCCTGTTGTTTTTCTCCAGGTTTCACAAGCGAGGAGCGTACGACATAGAGCACGAGGAGAAGGTCAAACTGGGATCAGCACCCAACCATTGAAGAGCTGGAGAGAAGGGTGAGTTACCAAGGAAACACCAAACTCCTCTCTTTTCAAGTCCTGAACTGAAATGTTAGTTCCCCTCCTAAATTGATAGGAGTTAGACAGAAAGTAAAATGTCATCATAACATTACAGTATGATTGTGAAAGATTAGTCTGGGTTTTGTTTTCACACGGTCTGAGTGTTGAAAGAAACTTGATTGCTTATTGTGTCTTTTATTTCAGGACAGGATAGGGAAATTCTACCTCAAAATAGAAAAGAAGTGAAAAAAAGCCAAGAGAGAACGCAGAAAGACCTGGAAGGTATGGCAGAGAGGGGGACTGGATGGCTGTGACCTGGACACATAGCCCCAACCCATCTCACTGATGAACAGATGTGATTGGGTAGCTCGATTCTGCGGTAAGCCCTGCAACCTATCAGGAGAGAGCCTGGCTAAAACTGGAACTCTGATTGGCTGGGAGAAAAGACTGGAGTGGTGATGACAATATGGAAGCTGAGATGAAGAGAAGGAACATttctgggcccgtatccacaaagtgtCTCGAGGAAGGAGagctgatcttggatcagttttgcctttagATCATTGTGAATAACATTATATTGACAGGCCCTATATCAGCACACTCCTATCAGAGATGCTTTGTGGAAACGTCCCTGGATCAGTGCTGCTTCTTGGCTATGTTAAAAAAGACTACCAGGAGTCTCAGCCTAAAAGGACACCATCTTCTCTTCATCTGCCAGAAACAGAGAGAACCATGGTCTTTCTTCAACAGGAAGTGTTTTTACCAATCAGCATTTTGTATTTTCCTTCATATGCTCATTCTTTGTCGTTTTCTAGTGTACTGTAAAACTGTTATTTATACCATATATTTGtcttttaatttatttattgatGTGATGTTGCTATATTTATGCAGATATTTAACTCCTTTCAACCAAAGATGCACTTCCAGTTTGTAAAGGTTATCTATAAGGTCATCCTTGTGTTTTTATATTTAAATGTTAAATAATATTTATTGATGAAAATgaagataaaatgaataaaaaGTGTACAGTATATTTGGAGAAATAGACATTTGAACGTAAGCGTTCTCTTGGTCTCATAGATGCACCTGATTGCTGACTTTGATATCAGCACTCTGTGTACAGGCTGCTgagaacacacaccactgtgATTAGTTGGTtgcttgattgattgattcaatAAACAACAGTGTGTTGTACTATACCAATGTACCACTGacaggtctctctgtgtgtgccatTATGACGTGGTTGAATTGGTCTTCTGTGTTTGACTCTGTGAAGAAGACACACAAAACATCCAGACATAGAAGTGAATTGAATAGAATTTACTCTATTCTAGAATCCCAAAATATAGAATATAGGAAATATTCTAGAATGTTTAATCTAGAATCCAGTTTAAATATTTCTGTATTACAATCAGGATGTGGAATAGATCCAATGCAAACTCTGGTGCCTTGTTGAGTTCAGTCATTGTAGTGAGTGTTGGAAAATAGAAACATACACAAGTGGTGTACTTTTTATTGTCTTTGAGAAATTAGTAGGACATAAATCTCCAAAAATGTTATCTCCAATTTCTGTTACCATGCCAGTTGTGTTGTCTTGTTTTAGCATGGTGGGTGTGGTTAGGGATATACTATAGTTACTATAATATGGatatttactgtactgtaatatacaCTGAGATCCATGCTAAGATCATGATCAAATGTGAATTCATTCAAGTGTTCAGCCTTTTTAAAAACGAATAACCCTCCCCTAGAAAAACATCCTGGACACAACCTGCAGTTTTGAAGTGATTtctagtaaaaaaaaatgtttttcttctCAGAAAATAAAGTATTTTTTTCTCTGAATCCCCGAAGTCATTGTATTATGCATTATCTGTATTACgaaggctgcatttacacagacaGAACAATTCTGATTTGTTTCTACTAATTGGtcctttgaccaatcagatcagattttttgccaataattgggctGCATGTGTAAAAGCTGTAATAACTCATATCCTGTATCCTGTTGCTATCTATACACTGAGTGTTTTAACCTTAGGATCATGATGCTACAAAGTTCCCTCTAGACACTGATCTAATGTCAGTTTAGGGTCTGTTGTTTTGGATTGGAAGGAAGGCATCTTAATCAAGATTCAAGATCTGAGGtagttaaaatatatatatatattttacctcaaGTTGCTTCTATCTGTTATTATAAGTTAATAACATTTCTATACTAATGGTCTAGGCTTCAACTTGATAGTTAAGGTCACCATTATTATAGCTATCTGGTTAACTTCCTGTATTGAGTGTGTCACTATGGCCTCATATTGAAGTGATACTTAGGAGAGACCTGTCTGGGACGACAACACTACTGTGTCCTTTTGGTCTTTCAGTCACTGGCTGTAATTATAGAAAGGATAATATTTATGTTCCATTCTCACCCCCTCCCttttacccctcctctcctcccctcccgtgCTTCAGCTACTCCTTTCAACCAGAGCACCTGTATCCTGGCCAAGGGTCACCTTCAGGATGTGCAGCCAGCAAGCGTTCTGAAGAGTTCCCTCTTATGTAATTTCCTAAGTAACTTAAGTCTACTCTTAACTTCGTAAGAACATTTTCTCTTTCCATAAATCCTCTCGACATGTGTTCATGCCAATGACAGAAGGGCTGGCAAAATGACAAGCAGACCTGACAGCTATTCTCCAGtgacttttattttatttaactaggcaagtcagttaagaacaaattcttattttcaatgacggcctaggaacagtgggttaactgccttcttttaggggcagaatgacagatttgtaccttgtcaactcggggatttgaATTTGAAACCTTTCGGTTGCAAGCCCAAcgctctaggctaccctgccaccctacaGTAATCTCGTATATCCACAGCTGTTCTGCATCGATCTACAGTTAGCTAGCATATCCACAGCTGTTCTCCTTTGATCTACAGTAATCTAATATATCCACAGCTGTTCTCCTTTGATCTACAGTAATCTAATATATCCACAGCTGTTCTCCTTCGATCTACAGTAATCTAGCATATCCACAGCTGTTCTCCTTTGATCTACAGTAATCTAGTATATCCACAGCTGTTCTCCTTTGATCTACAGTAATCTAGTATATCCACAGCTGTTCTCCTTCGATCTACAGTAATCTAGTATATCCACAGCTGTTCTGCATCGATCTACAGTTAGCTAGCGTATCCACAGCTGTTCTCCTTTTATCTACAGTAATCTAGTATATCCACAGCTGTTCTCCTTTGATCTACAGTAATCTAGTATATCCACAGCTGTTCTCCTTTGATCTACAGTAATCTAGTATATCCACAGCTGTTCTCCTTTGATCTACAGTAATCTAGTATATCCACAGCTGTTCTGCATCGATCTACAGTTAGCTAGCGTATCCACAGCTGTTCTCCTTTTATCTACAGTAATCTAGTATATCCACAGCTGTTCTCCTTTGATCTACAGTAATCTAGTATATCCACAGCTGTTCTCCTTTGATCTACAGTAATCTAGTATATCCACAGCTGTTCTCCTTTGATCTACAGTAATCTAGTATATCCACAGCTGTTCTCCTTCGATCTACAGTAATCTAGTATATCCACAGCTGTTCTCCTTTGATCTACAGTAATCTAGTATATCCACAGCTGTTCTCCTTTTATCTACAGTAATCTAGTATATCCACAGCTGTTCTCCTTTGATCTACAGTAATCTAGTATATCCACAGCTGTTCTCCTTTGATCTAGAGTAATCTAGTATATCCACAGCTGTTCTCCTTTGATCTACAGTAATCTAGTATATCCACAGCTGTTCTCCTTCGATCTACAGTAATCTAGTATATCCACAGCTGTTCTCCTTTGATCTACAGTAATCTAGTATATCCACAGCTGTTCTGCATCGATCTACAGTTAGCTAGCGTATCCACAGCTGTTCTCCTTTTATCTACAGTAATCTAGTATATCCACAGCTGTTCTCCTTTGATCTACAGTAATCTAGTATATCCACAGCTGTTCTCCTTTGATCTACAGTAATCTAGTATATCCACAGCTGTTCTCCTTTGATCTACAGTAATCTAGTATATCCACAGCTGTTCTGCATCGATCTACAGTTAGCTAGCGTATCCACAGCTGTTCTCCTTTTATCTACAGTAATCTAGTATATCCACAGCTGTTCTCCTTTGATCTACAGTAATCTAGTATATCCACAACTGTTCTCCTTTGATCTACAGTATTCTAGTATATCCACAGCTGTTCTCCTTTGATCTACAGTAATCTAGTATATCCACAGCTGTTCTCCTTTGATCTACAGTAATCTAGTATATCCACAGCTGTTCTCCTTTGATCTACAGTAATCTAGTATATCCACAGCTGTTCTCCTTCGATCTACAGTAATCTAATATATCCACAGCTGTTCTCCTTCGATCTACAGTAATCTAATATATCCACAGCTGTTCTCCTTCGATCTACAGTAATCTAGTATATCCACAGCTGTTCTCCTTTGATCTACAGTAATCTAGTATATCCACAGCTGTTCTCCTTTGATCTACAGTAATCTAGTATATCCACAGCTGTTCTCCTTCGATCTACAATAATCTAGTATATCCACAGCTGTTCTCCTTTGATCTACAGTAATCTAGTATATCCACAGCTGTTCTCCTTTGATCTACAGTAATCTAGTATATCCACAGCTGTTCTCCTTCGATCTACAGTAATCTAATATATCCACAGCTGTTCTCCTTCGATCTACAGTAATCTAATATATCCACAGCTGTTCTCCTTCGATCTACAGTAATCTAGTATATCCACAGCTGTTCTCCTTTGATCTACAGTAATCTAGTATATCCACAGCTGTTCTCCTTCGATCTACAGTAATCTAATATATCCACAGCTGTTCTCCTTCGATCTACAGTAATCTAGTATATCCACAGCTGTTCTCCTTTGATCTACAGTAATCTAGTATATCCACAGCTGTTCTCCTTCGATCTACAGTAATCTAATATATCCACAGCTGTTCTCCTTCGATCTACAGTAATCTAATATATCCACAGCTGTTCTCCTTCGATCTGCAGTAATCTAGTATATCCACAGCTGTTCTCCTTCGATCTACAGTAATCTAGTATATCCACAGCTGTTCTCCTTTGATCTACAGTAATCTAATATATCCACAGCTGTTCTCCTTCGATCTACAGTAATCTAGTATATCCACAGCTGTTCTCTTTTGATCTACAGTAATCTAATATATCCACAGCTGTTCTCCTTCGATCTACAGTAATCTAGTATATCCACAGCTGTTCTCCTTTGATCTACAGTAATCTAGTATATCCACAGCTGTTCTCCTTCGATCTACAGTAATCTAATATATCCACAGCTGTTCTCCTTCGATCTACAGTAATCTAATATATCCACAGCTGTTCTCCTTCGATCTGCAGTAATCTAGTATATCCACAGCTGTTCTCCTTCGATCTACAGTAATCTAGTATATCCACAGCTGTTCTCCTTTGATCTACAGTAATCTAATATATCCACAGCTGTTCTCCTTCGATCTACAGTAATCTAGTATATCCACAGCTGTTCTCTTTTGATCTACAGTAATCTAATATATCCACAGCTGTTCTCCTTCGATCTGCAGTAATCTAGTATATCCACAGCTGTTCTCCTTCGATCTACAGTAATCTAGTATATCCACAGCTGTTCTCTTTTGATCTACAGTAATCTAATATATCCACAGCTGTTCTCCTTCGATCTACAGTAATCTAGTATATCCACAGCTGTTCTCCTTTGATCTACAGTAATCTAGTATATCCACAGCTGTTCTCCTTCGATCTACAGTAATCTAATATATCCACAGCTGTTCTCCTTCGATCTACAGTAATCTAATATATCCACAGCTGTTCTCCTTCGATCTGCAGTAATCTAGTATATCCACAGCTGTTCTCCTTCGATCTACAGTAATCTAGTATATCCACAGCTGTTCTCCTTTGATCTACAGTAATCTAATATATCCACAGCTGTTCTCCTTCGATCTACAGTAATCTAGTATATCCACAGCTGTTCTCTTTTGATCTACAGTAATCTAATATATCCACAGCTGTTCTCCTTCGATCTGCAGTAATCTAGTATATCCACAGCTGTTCTCCTTCGATCTACAGTAATCTAGTATATCCACAGCTGTTCTCCTTTGATCTACAGTAATCTAATATATCCACAGCTGTTCTCCTTCGATCTACAGTAATCTAATATATCCACAGCTGTTCTCCTTCGATCTGCAGTAATCTAGTATATCCACAGCTGTTCTCCTTCGATCTACAGTAATCTAGTATATCCACAGCTGTTCTCCTTTGATCTACAGTAATCT
This window of the Oncorhynchus keta strain PuntledgeMale-10-30-2019 chromosome 4, Oket_V2, whole genome shotgun sequence genome carries:
- the LOC118384060 gene encoding proheparin-binding EGF-like growth factor, translating into MRILRVALLLVHAFVASRLVSGAVVDRYESERPPQHTAFINLLDVLSDRRMEGGREKSHHGVEGPVLEDEEYYDYYHEDEEDASGEYEVELPRVALSTKPKDPSAILEAERSEGKRRRGKGRKKGKGKKRNPCLKKYKDFCIHGSCHYLRDIKAPSCICRPSYSGERCHLFTLASEGRDVGGYSRTTALAVVAVVLSSVCLTIIGLLLVLRFHKRGAYDIEHEEKVKLGSAPNH